In Camelus ferus isolate YT-003-E chromosome 10, BCGSAC_Cfer_1.0, whole genome shotgun sequence, the following proteins share a genomic window:
- the GAL3ST3 gene encoding galactose-3-O-sulfotransferase 3: MPPILQRLQQATKMLSRRKILLLVLGCSTLSLLIHQGAQLSWYPKLFPLSCPPLQDSPPRPKHMTVAFLKTHKTAGTTVQNILFRFAERHNLTVALPHPSCEHQFCYPRNFSAHFVHPATRPPHVLASHLRFDRAELQRLMPPGTVYVTILREPAAMFESLFSYYNQYCPAFRRVPNASLEAFLRAPEAYYRAGEHFAMFAHNTLAYDLGGDNERSPRDDAAYLAGLIRQVEEVFSLVMIAEYFDESLVLLRRLLAWDLDDVLYARLNSRAASSRLAAIPAALARAARAWNALDAGLYDHFNATFWRRVARAGRACVEREARELREARERLLRRCFGDEPVLRPAAQIRTKQLQPWQPSRKVDIMGYDLPSGRAGPATEACLKLAMPEVQYSSYLLRKQKRRGGVRVRPEPVLDNPPPRPIRALPRGHLGH, translated from the exons ATGCCACCCATCCTCCAGCGCCTGCAGCAGGCCACCAAGATGTTGAGCCGCAGGAAAATCCTGCTGCTGGTGTTGGGATGCAGCACCTTAAGCctcctcatccaccagggggcgcAGCTCAGCTG GTACCCCAAGCTGTTCCCTCTGAGCTGCCCGCCTCTGCAGGACTCTCCGCCGCGTCCCAAACACATGACAGTGGCCTTCTTGAAGACGCACAAGACTGCGGGCACGACAGTGCAGAACATCCTGTTCCGCTTCGCCGAGCGCCACAACCTGACGGTGGCCCTGCCGCACCCGAGCTGCGAGCACCAGTTCTGCTACCCGCGCAACTTCTCGGCGCACTTCGTGCACCCAGCCACGCGGCCGCCGCACGTGCTGGCCAGCCACCTGCGCTTCGACCGCGCGGAGCTCCAGCGCCTCATGCCGCCCGGCACCGTCTACGTCACCATCCTGCGCGAGCCGGCCGCCATGTTCGAGTCGCTCTTCAGCTACTACAACCAGTACTGCCCCGCCTTCCGGCGCGTGCCCAACGCGTCGCTCGAGGCCTTCCTGCGCGCGCCCGAGGCCTACTACCGTGCAGGCGAGCACTTCGCCATGTTCGCGCACAACACGCTGGCCTACGACCTGGGCGGCGACAACGAGCGCAGCCCGCGCGATGACGCCGCCTACCTGGCGGGCCTCATCCGCCAGGTGGAGGAAGTCTTCTCTCTCGTCATGATCGCCGAGTACTTCGACGAGTCGCTCGTGCTGCTGCGGCGCCTGCTGGCCTGGGACCTGGACGATGTGCTCTACGCCAGGCTCAACTCGCGCGCCGCCAGCTCGCGCCTCGCCGCCATCCCCGCGGCGCTCGCGCGGGCAGCGCGCGCCTGGAACGCGCTCGACGCCGGCCTCTATGACCACTTCAACGCCACCTTCTGGCGCCGCGTGGCGCGCGCCGGCCGCGCCTGCGTGGAGCGCGAGGCGCGCGAGCTGCGCGAGGCCCGTGAGCGCCTGCTGCGGCGCTGCTTCGGCGACGAGCCGGTGCTGCGGCCCGCGGCGCAGATCCGCACCAAGCAGCTGCAGCCGTGGCAGCCCAGCCGGAAGGTGGACATCATGGGCTACGACCTGCCCAGCGGCCGCGCCGGCCCGGCCACTGAGGCCTGCCTCAAGCTGGCCATGCCCGAGGTGCAGTACTCGAGCTACCTGCTGCGCAAGCAGAAGCGCCGGGGCGGCGTGCGCGTCCGGCCGGAGCCAGTCCTGGACAATCCCCCGCCTCGGCCCATCCGGGCGCTGCCCCGCGGCCACCTGGGCCACTGA